In Erigeron canadensis isolate Cc75 chromosome 1, C_canadensis_v1, whole genome shotgun sequence, a single window of DNA contains:
- the LOC122598859 gene encoding serine/threonine-protein kinase prpf4B-like isoform X1, whose translation MASDNEDRKHRRSSDEESEEPSKRRKHRHHHRRRHHRHHSRKHDAGDEEVSDMAPPPPPPPVENSRPDYDMEEGEIVEDDAESGEIKTETDGDGVVPNHSISSFLNDGDHEKDVSKIRETVDEEENLSEEHNDNGYVRAESRKGNGYRKSHYDDDYETKDRKKSHSNDNHLKVYKESSSKIFNERRTEDAAATSRSRSHEQGKDRSRSRSRSIPRGASRLETHREEVEYYTFRKHGKDGDPERTKKLTKDYPHVSRDSVRDRERERSSSRSRHSQQVDRYHSREPRERIREGSWDARDRDRYRERDLKEMDRERSIKDRESDRRERDSRHRERTRDIDSERGISRNRRNYNYHDATDGRGRGSEYKDHRYEETDYRDKSKKYEAQEADSLKADEDTGKIKREEADEELYQERSSLQVEEDEEEEDLNRIKEESRRRRQAILEKYRAKSEPRSQDIVKEELEEPLDFVDAAKVNSGILDSHGEGSDTNTGDTPFSVGRSPPQNGNSVVERTFGTGGLGEGTPKSERSNGDGDSPPRVRVTNERSNDMFSDDIFGESPTGVQKHLCSQGKGDGLAIHISGLQDNWDDAEGYYKYHMFEVLDGRYKVDAALGKGVFSTVVRAKDLKVIDLKAKNPKAISSDPEEVAIKIIRNNDKMYKAGLEELVILKKLVGEDPEDRRHCVRFLSSFKYRNHLCLVFESLEMNLREVLKKYGRNIGLKLTAVRAYAKQLFIALKHLRNCGVLHTDIKPDNMLVNGAKNVLKLCDFGNAMFAGKNEITPYLVSRFYRAPEIILGLTYDHPVDMWSVGCCLFELYTGKVLFPGGTNNEMLRFQMELKGPFPRRMLRKGAFTELHFDQDLNFVAIEEDPVTKKIVKRQVNIRATGISSILRSFPGEDPKMVANFKDLLEKIFMLDPDKRLTVQQALGHPFITGK comes from the exons ATGGCCAGCGATAACGAAGACCGCAAGCACCGTCGTTCCTCAGACGAGGAATCAGAAGAACCCTCAAAACGCCGCAagcaccgccaccaccaccgtcgccgccatCATCGTCATCACAGCCGGAAACACGACGCCGGTGATGAAGAAGTTTCCGATATGGCGCCGCCTCCTCCTCCTCCGCCGGTTGAAAATTCGCGGCCGGATTATGATATGGAGGAAGGAGAGATTGTTGAAGATGATGCTGAATCTGGTGAAATCAAAACG GAAACTGATGGCGATGGGGTAGTGCCTAATCATAGTATTAGTTCCTTTCTGAATGACGGGGACCATGAAAAGGATGTGTCTAAGATACGGGAAACTGTTGATGAGGAGGAAAACCTATCTGAGGAGCATAATGATAATGGGTATGTGAGAGCCGAGTCTCGTAAAGGAAATGGGTATAGAAAGAGTCactatgatgatgattatgaaacGAAGGATAGAAAGAAATCTCATTCTAATGATAACCATTTGAAAGTATATAAAGAGTCATCAAGCAAAATCTTCAATGAAAGGAGGACAGAAGATGCTGCTGCTACAAGTAGGTCTAGGTCTCATGAACAGGGTAAGGACCGGTCTCGGTCGCGATCTCGGAGCATTCCTCGTGGAGCGTCTCGTCTTGAGACACACAGAGAGGAGGTTGAGTATTATACATTCAGGAAACATGGTAAAGATGGTGATCCTGAGAGAACTAAGAAACTCACAAAGGATTATCCACATGTTAGTCGCGATTCAGTTAGGGATAGGGAACGCGAGCGTAGTTCTAGCCGTAGCCGACACAGCCAACAAGTAGATAGGTATCACAGTCGAGAGCCTAGAGAGAGAATTAGAGAAGGAAGCTGGGATGCaagagatagagatagatataGAGAGAGGGACTTGAAAGAGATGGATAGGGAAAGGTCCATAAAAGATAGAGAGAGTGACAGAAGAGAGAGGGATAGCCGGCATCGAGAGCGGACGAGGGACATAGATTCGGAGAGAGGAATTAGTAGAAATAGAAGAAATTATAACTATCATGATGCGACTGATGGTCGTGGTAGGGGCAGTGAATACAAAGATCATAGATATGAAGAAACAGATTACAGAGACAAATCTAAGAAATATGAAGCACAGGAAGCTGATAGTCTTAAAGCAGATGAAGATACTGGGAAGATTAAAAG GGAGGAGGCTGACGAAGAGTTATATCAAGAAAGATCTTCCTTGcaagttgaagaagatgaagaagaagaagatctcAACAGAATAAAGGAAGAGAGTAGAAGGCGTAGACAGGCTATCCTTGAAAAGTACAGGGCTAAGTCAGAGCCTCGCTCACAGGATATCG TGAAAGAAGAATTGGAAGAGCCTTTGGATTTTGTGGATGCAGCTAAAGTAAATTCAGGCATTCTTGATAGTCACGGAGAAGGGTCTGATACTAATACTGGGGACACACCATTTTCTGTTGGGAGATCACCTCCCCAAAATGGCAATTCTGTTGTTGAAAGGACCTTTGGTACTGGCGGACTGGGAGAGGGTACCCCAAag AGTGAGAGATCAAATGGAGATGGAGATTCGCCACCCCGAGTTCGTGTAACG AACGAGAGATCAAATGACATGTTCTCCGATGATATATTTGGTGAATCACCAACTGGAGTACAAAAACAT TTATGTTCGCAGGGAAAAGGTGATGGACTGGCTATTCATATAAGTGGCCTTCAGGATAACTGGGATGATGCAGAAGGGTACTACA AATATCATATGTTTGAAGTACTTGATGGTCGTTATAAAGTTGATGCTGCTCTTGGTAAAGGTGTTTTCTCAACAGTTGTTCGTGCTAAAGATCTCAAGGTTATAGATCTCAAGGCTAAGAATCCCAAGGCTATATCTAGTGATCCAGAAGAAGTTGCAATAAAAATCATACGCAACAATGATAAAAT GTATAAAGCTGGCCTAGAAGAATTGGTGATACTGAAGAAGTTGGTTGGTGAGGATCCAGAGGATAGACGCCATTGTGTTCGGTTTCTTTCCAGTTTCAAGTACCGGAACCATCTTTGTTTAGTTTTTGAATCTCTTGAAATGAATCTTCGTGAAGTATTAAAGAAGTATGGTCGTAATATTGGTCTTAAACTAACTGCTGTAAGGGCCTATGCTAAACAGCTCTTCATTGCTCTGAAACATCTTAGAAACTGTGGTGTCCTTCATACTGACATTAAGCCTGATAACATGCTG GTAAATGGCGCCAAAAACGTTTTAAAGCTTTGTGACTTTGGAAATGCTATGTTTGCTGGGAAGAATGAGATCACACCGTATCTCGTAAGCCGCTTTTATCGGGCTCCTGAAATAA TTTTAGGGTTGACCTATGATCATCCTGTCGATATGTGGTCGGTTGGTTGTTGCTTGTTTGAGCTGTATACGGGTAAAGTCTTATTCCCAGGTGGTACAAACAATGAGATGCTTCGTTTTCAGATGGAACTCAAAGGTCCTTTCCCCAGAAGGATGCTACGgaag GGAGCATTCACCGAACTTCATTTTGATCAAGACCTTAACTTTGTTGCCATAGAGGAGGACCCTGTTACCAAGAAG attgtgaagAGGCAGGTTAACATTAGGGCAACTGGTATCAGTTCCATTTTGAGGAGCTTCCCTGGAGAGGATCCAAAGATGGTAGCCAACTTCAAGGATCTTCTTGAGAAGATATTCATGTTAGATCCTGACAAGAGGTTAACTGTGCAACAGGCACTGGGTCATCCCTTCATCACGGGCAAGTGA
- the LOC122598859 gene encoding serine/threonine-protein kinase prpf4B-like isoform X2 — protein MASDNEDRKHRRSSDEESEEPSKRRKHRHHHRRRHHRHHSRKHDAGDEEVSDMAPPPPPPPVENSRPDYDMEEGEIVEDDAESGEIKTETDGDGVVPNHSISSFLNDGDHEKDVSKIRETVDEEENLSEEHNDNGYVRAESRKGNGYRKSHYDDDYETKDRKKSHSNDNHLKVYKESSSKIFNERRTEDAAATSRSRSHEQGKDRSRSRSRSIPRGASRLETHREEVEYYTFRKHGKDGDPERTKKLTKDYPHVSRDSVRDRERERSSSRSRHSQQVDRYHSREPRERIREGSWDARDRDRYRERDLKEMDRERSIKDRESDRRERDSRHRERTRDIDSERGISRNRRNYNYHDATDGRGRGSEYKDHRYEETDYRDKSKKYEAQEADSLKADEDTGKIKREEADEELYQERSSLQVEEDEEEEDLNRIKEESRRRRQAILEKYRAKSEPRSQDIVKEELEEPLDFVDAAKVNSGILDSHGEGSDTNTGDTPFSVGRSPPQNGNSVVERTFGTGGLGEGTPKSERSNGDGDSPPRVRVTNERSNDMFSDDIFGESPTGVQKHGKGDGLAIHISGLQDNWDDAEGYYKYHMFEVLDGRYKVDAALGKGVFSTVVRAKDLKVIDLKAKNPKAISSDPEEVAIKIIRNNDKMYKAGLEELVILKKLVGEDPEDRRHCVRFLSSFKYRNHLCLVFESLEMNLREVLKKYGRNIGLKLTAVRAYAKQLFIALKHLRNCGVLHTDIKPDNMLVNGAKNVLKLCDFGNAMFAGKNEITPYLVSRFYRAPEIILGLTYDHPVDMWSVGCCLFELYTGKVLFPGGTNNEMLRFQMELKGPFPRRMLRKGAFTELHFDQDLNFVAIEEDPVTKKIVKRQVNIRATGISSILRSFPGEDPKMVANFKDLLEKIFMLDPDKRLTVQQALGHPFITGK, from the exons ATGGCCAGCGATAACGAAGACCGCAAGCACCGTCGTTCCTCAGACGAGGAATCAGAAGAACCCTCAAAACGCCGCAagcaccgccaccaccaccgtcgccgccatCATCGTCATCACAGCCGGAAACACGACGCCGGTGATGAAGAAGTTTCCGATATGGCGCCGCCTCCTCCTCCTCCGCCGGTTGAAAATTCGCGGCCGGATTATGATATGGAGGAAGGAGAGATTGTTGAAGATGATGCTGAATCTGGTGAAATCAAAACG GAAACTGATGGCGATGGGGTAGTGCCTAATCATAGTATTAGTTCCTTTCTGAATGACGGGGACCATGAAAAGGATGTGTCTAAGATACGGGAAACTGTTGATGAGGAGGAAAACCTATCTGAGGAGCATAATGATAATGGGTATGTGAGAGCCGAGTCTCGTAAAGGAAATGGGTATAGAAAGAGTCactatgatgatgattatgaaacGAAGGATAGAAAGAAATCTCATTCTAATGATAACCATTTGAAAGTATATAAAGAGTCATCAAGCAAAATCTTCAATGAAAGGAGGACAGAAGATGCTGCTGCTACAAGTAGGTCTAGGTCTCATGAACAGGGTAAGGACCGGTCTCGGTCGCGATCTCGGAGCATTCCTCGTGGAGCGTCTCGTCTTGAGACACACAGAGAGGAGGTTGAGTATTATACATTCAGGAAACATGGTAAAGATGGTGATCCTGAGAGAACTAAGAAACTCACAAAGGATTATCCACATGTTAGTCGCGATTCAGTTAGGGATAGGGAACGCGAGCGTAGTTCTAGCCGTAGCCGACACAGCCAACAAGTAGATAGGTATCACAGTCGAGAGCCTAGAGAGAGAATTAGAGAAGGAAGCTGGGATGCaagagatagagatagatataGAGAGAGGGACTTGAAAGAGATGGATAGGGAAAGGTCCATAAAAGATAGAGAGAGTGACAGAAGAGAGAGGGATAGCCGGCATCGAGAGCGGACGAGGGACATAGATTCGGAGAGAGGAATTAGTAGAAATAGAAGAAATTATAACTATCATGATGCGACTGATGGTCGTGGTAGGGGCAGTGAATACAAAGATCATAGATATGAAGAAACAGATTACAGAGACAAATCTAAGAAATATGAAGCACAGGAAGCTGATAGTCTTAAAGCAGATGAAGATACTGGGAAGATTAAAAG GGAGGAGGCTGACGAAGAGTTATATCAAGAAAGATCTTCCTTGcaagttgaagaagatgaagaagaagaagatctcAACAGAATAAAGGAAGAGAGTAGAAGGCGTAGACAGGCTATCCTTGAAAAGTACAGGGCTAAGTCAGAGCCTCGCTCACAGGATATCG TGAAAGAAGAATTGGAAGAGCCTTTGGATTTTGTGGATGCAGCTAAAGTAAATTCAGGCATTCTTGATAGTCACGGAGAAGGGTCTGATACTAATACTGGGGACACACCATTTTCTGTTGGGAGATCACCTCCCCAAAATGGCAATTCTGTTGTTGAAAGGACCTTTGGTACTGGCGGACTGGGAGAGGGTACCCCAAag AGTGAGAGATCAAATGGAGATGGAGATTCGCCACCCCGAGTTCGTGTAACG AACGAGAGATCAAATGACATGTTCTCCGATGATATATTTGGTGAATCACCAACTGGAGTACAAAAACAT GGAAAAGGTGATGGACTGGCTATTCATATAAGTGGCCTTCAGGATAACTGGGATGATGCAGAAGGGTACTACA AATATCATATGTTTGAAGTACTTGATGGTCGTTATAAAGTTGATGCTGCTCTTGGTAAAGGTGTTTTCTCAACAGTTGTTCGTGCTAAAGATCTCAAGGTTATAGATCTCAAGGCTAAGAATCCCAAGGCTATATCTAGTGATCCAGAAGAAGTTGCAATAAAAATCATACGCAACAATGATAAAAT GTATAAAGCTGGCCTAGAAGAATTGGTGATACTGAAGAAGTTGGTTGGTGAGGATCCAGAGGATAGACGCCATTGTGTTCGGTTTCTTTCCAGTTTCAAGTACCGGAACCATCTTTGTTTAGTTTTTGAATCTCTTGAAATGAATCTTCGTGAAGTATTAAAGAAGTATGGTCGTAATATTGGTCTTAAACTAACTGCTGTAAGGGCCTATGCTAAACAGCTCTTCATTGCTCTGAAACATCTTAGAAACTGTGGTGTCCTTCATACTGACATTAAGCCTGATAACATGCTG GTAAATGGCGCCAAAAACGTTTTAAAGCTTTGTGACTTTGGAAATGCTATGTTTGCTGGGAAGAATGAGATCACACCGTATCTCGTAAGCCGCTTTTATCGGGCTCCTGAAATAA TTTTAGGGTTGACCTATGATCATCCTGTCGATATGTGGTCGGTTGGTTGTTGCTTGTTTGAGCTGTATACGGGTAAAGTCTTATTCCCAGGTGGTACAAACAATGAGATGCTTCGTTTTCAGATGGAACTCAAAGGTCCTTTCCCCAGAAGGATGCTACGgaag GGAGCATTCACCGAACTTCATTTTGATCAAGACCTTAACTTTGTTGCCATAGAGGAGGACCCTGTTACCAAGAAG attgtgaagAGGCAGGTTAACATTAGGGCAACTGGTATCAGTTCCATTTTGAGGAGCTTCCCTGGAGAGGATCCAAAGATGGTAGCCAACTTCAAGGATCTTCTTGAGAAGATATTCATGTTAGATCCTGACAAGAGGTTAACTGTGCAACAGGCACTGGGTCATCCCTTCATCACGGGCAAGTGA
- the LOC122598910 gene encoding LOW QUALITY PROTEIN: serine/threonine-protein kinase prp4-like (The sequence of the model RefSeq protein was modified relative to this genomic sequence to represent the inferred CDS: inserted 1 base in 1 codon), protein MKKQFTETDLRNMMHRKLIVSKQMKRPRRLKGGADEEVYQERSALQVVENDLNRIEESRRRRQAILEKYRAKSKPQSQDIMKENVEEPLESVGADKVNPGTLDNHGEGSDTNTGDTPFSVGRSPPQNGNSGVERTFGTGGLGEGTPKSERSNGDDIKGESPSRIRVMDERSNDMFSDDIFDESPTGVRKHGKGDGLAIQRSGLQDNWDDAEGYYIYCNGDILDGWYKVDDALGKGVFSTVVRAKDLKAKNPKAISSDPEEVAIKIIRNNDKMYKAGLEELVILKKLVGEDPEDRRHCVWFLSSFKYRNHLCLVFESLEMNLREVLKKYGRNIGLKLTAVRAYAKQLFIALKHLRNCGVLHTDIKPDNMLVNEAKNVLKLCDFGNAMFAGKNEITPYLVSRFYRAPEIILGLTYDHPVDMWSVGCCLYELYTDKVLFPGATNNEMLRFQMELKGPFPRRMLWKGAFTELHFDQDLNFVATEVDPVTKKIMKRQVNIXATGISSILRSFPGEDPKMVANFKDLLEKIFMLDPDKRLTVQQALGHPFITGK, encoded by the exons ATGAAGAAACAGTTTACAGAGACAGATCTAAGAAATATGATGCACAGGAAGCTGATAGTCTCAAAGCAGATGAAGAGACCGAGAAGGTTAAAAG ggGGGGCTGATGAAGAAGTCTATCAAGAAAGGTCTGCCTTGCAAGTTGTAGAAAATGATCTCAACAGAATAGAGGAGAGTAGAAGGCGTAGACAAGCCATCCTTGAAAAGTACAGGGCTAAGTCAAAGCCTCAGTCACAGGATATCA TGAAAGAAAATGTGGAAGAGCCTTTGGAGTCTGTGGGTGCAGATAAAGTAAATCCAGGCACTCTTGATAATCATGGAGAAGGGTCCGATACTAACACTGGGGACACACCTTTTTCTGTTGGGAGATCGCCTCCCCAAAATGGTAATTCTGGTGTTGAAAGGACCTTTGGTACTGGTGGACTGGGAGAGGGTACCCCAAAG AGTGAGAGATCAAATGGAGATGATATTAAAGGAGAATCTCCATCCCGAATTCGTGTAATG GACGAGAGATCAAATGACATGTTCTCTGATGATATATTTGATGAATCGCCAACTGGAGTTCGAAAACAT GGAAAAGGTGATGGTTTGGCCATTCAGAGAAGTGGTCTTCAGGATAACTGGGATGATGCAGAAGGGTACTACA TTTATTGTAATGGGGATATTCTTGATGGCTGGTATAAAGTTGATGATGCTCTTGGTAAAGGTGTTTTTTCAACAGTTGTTCGTGCTAAAGATCTCAAGGCTAAGAATCCCAAGGCTATATCTAGTGATCCAGAAGAAGTTGCAATAAAAATCATACGCAACAATGATAAAAT GTATAAAGCTGGCCTAGAAGAATTGGTGATACTGAAGAAGTTGGTTGGTGAGGATCCAGAGGATAGACGCCATTGTGTTTGGTTTCTTTCCAGTTTCAAGTACCGGAACCATCTTTGTTTAGTTTTTGAATCTCTTGAAATGAATCTTCGTGAAGTATTAAAGAAGTATGGTCGTAATATTGGTCTTAAACTAACTGCTGTGAGGGCCTATGCTAAACAGCTCTTCATTGCTCTGAAACATCTTAGAAACTGTGGTGTTCTTCATACTGACATTAAGCCTGATAACATGCTG GTAAATGAAGCTAAAAATGTTCTAAAGCTTTGTGACTTCGGAAATGCTATGTTTGCTGGGAAAAATGAGATCACGCCGTATCTCGTAAGCCGCTTTTATCGTGCTCCTGAAATAA TTTTAGGGTTGACCTATGATCATCCTGTTGATATGTGGTCGGTTGGTTGCTGCTTGTATGAGCTGTACACTGACAAAGTTCTATTCCCAGGTGCTACAAACAATGAAATGCTTCGCTTTCAGATGGAGCTCAAAGGTCCTTTTCCTAGAAGGATGCTTTGGAAG GGAGCATTCACTGAACTTCATTTTGATCAAGACCTTAACTTTGTTGCCACAGAAGTGGACCCTGTTACCAAGAAG ATTATGAAGAGGCAGGTTAACA TGGCAACTGGTATCAGCTCCATTTTGAGGAGCTTCCCTGGAGAGGATCCAAAGATGGTAGCTAACTTCAAGGATCTTCTTGAGAAGATATTCATGTTAGATCCTGACAAGAGGTTAACTGTACAACAGGCACTGGGTCATCCCTTCATCACGGGCAAGTGA